A window from Setaria italica strain Yugu1 chromosome VIII, Setaria_italica_v2.0, whole genome shotgun sequence encodes these proteins:
- the LOC105915023 gene encoding uncharacterized protein LOC105915023 isoform X3, whose amino-acid sequence MLSWWGWTEMWSNGRHQSNLQWQSFKLIIHEDETTKLAEFCSSIVRTNHSIGALCQTGLYIAVATLIPLKVLLELTRAELTSSVRYLQSRGTQPPSHAASSSLQIQRSSHALVMAHPLTFFVLPSLKFAPTRIRTQLLPRSIEAIGMSAPANATGSPAVSSVSCSHKDGGAACWRFQEMSSYEY is encoded by the exons ATG CTTAGCTGGTGGGGCTGGACTGAAATGTGGAGCAATGGGAGACACCAATCTAATCTTCAATGGCA ATCATTTAAGTTGATTATTCATGAAGATGAGACTACTAAATTGGCAGAATTCTGTTCAAGCATCGTGAGGACAAATCACTCCATTGGTGCATTGTGTCAAACAGGCTT GTACATTGCAGTAGCAACTTTGATACCCTTGAAAGTGTTGCTGGAATTGACTAGGGCAGAACTCACCTCATCAGTGCGATATCTCCAGTCCCGCGGCACCCAGCCTCCTTCACATGCTGCATCCTCAAGCTTGCAGATCCAGAGGAGCAGCCACGCATTGGTGATGGCTCACCCCCTGACCTTTTTTGTTTTACCCAGcctgaaattcgctcccacgaGGATTCGAACCCAG CTGCTGCCAAGGTCGATCGAGGCCATCGGCATGTCTGCTCCGGCTAATGCAACGGGGAGTCCGGCGGTGTCCAGTGTTAGCTGCAGCCACAAAGATGGAGGTGCAGCCTGCTGGAG
- the LOC101772243 gene encoding mitogen-activated protein kinase kinase kinase 3 yields MPAWWKGKGRSSKSKAAAAAAAGDAGAIPAAAAAGEIKGKKKASSFDEALLAAGVRGKQQQQPLPVAGAVVGLPLPRPASLPAPPPSAPASASASASASASSGGGSSLGSSAASDEQLDLGVYRLSETSSTLPGRAVANESRKQSHVLTEGRIFTNNQALEHPRLSETSVSPRKEFHLQNLDLDRTTYCRGRKSTEIVFSTQVPSSPPSSRGHHYSTSPVPSRTFGQSQASPTAWQDDSRSSSSPQPLPLPPGSPCLPSCSLQWKKGKLLGSGTFGQVYLGFNSEGGQMCAIKEVKVISDDSNSKECLRQLNQEIVLLSQLSHPNIVQYYGSDLSNETLSVYLEYVSGGSIHKLLQEYGPFGEAVLRNYTAQILSGLAYLHGRNTVHRDIKGANILVDPNGDIKLADFGMAKHISAYTSIKSFKGSPYWMAPEVIMNSNGYSLSVDIWSLGCTILEMATAKPPWSQYEGVAAIFKIGNSKDIPDIPDHLSSEAKSFLKLCLQRDPAARPTAAQLMDHPFVKDHATPRSSRSGMTRDMFSTSTDGKNSTVQTSIAMSSYRSLSPLRDTRNLPAPTSPIPSTANRRIAAINPSNVRMNMSLPVSPCSSPLRQYRQSNRSCLPSPPHPAYSAGAANYSPINNALYPMRPSSGLTDPWLEISPLNTQTFDSPRRL; encoded by the exons ATGCCGGCGTGGTGGAAGGGCAAGGGCAGGAGCAGCAAGTCCaaggccgcggcagcggcggcggcgggggacgcCGGCGCGattccggcggccgccgcggccggggaaattaaggggaagaagaaggcgagcaGCTTCGACGAGGCGCTCCTCGCCGCGGGGGTCCGcgggaagcagcagcagcagccgctgccggtggcgggggcggtTGTCGGGCTCCCGCTCCCGCGGCCGGCGTccctgccggcgccgccgccgtccgcgccggcatcggcctcggcctccgcgtcggcgtcggcttccagcggcggcggctcctcgcTGGGGTCCTCGGCGGCGTCCGACGAGCAGCTGGATCTCGGGGTTTACAG GTTATCAGAAACAAGCAGCACTCTTCCGGGCAGAGCAGTAGCAAATGAATCTCGGAAACAGAGCCATGTGTTAACAGAAGGGCGTATTTTCACAAATAATCAGGCTTTGGAGCATCCCCGGTTGTCTGAAACCTCTGTTTCTCCGAGGAAAGAATTTCACCTTCAAAATTTGGATCTTGATCGAACTACGTACTGCCGTGGTCGGAAATCAACAGAAATTGTGTTCAGTACACAAGTGCCAAGCTCTCCCCCTAGCTCAAGAGGGCATCACTATTCAACCTCCCCTGTGCCATCAAGAACATTTGGGCAATCCCAAGCATCTCCTACTGCATGGCAGGATGATTCGCGAAGCTCAAGCTCACCTcaacctcttcctcttcctccaggCTCCCCATGCTTGCCTTCCTGTTCTCTACAGTGGAAGAAGGGGAAGTTGCTAGGTAGTGGAACGTTTGGGCAAGTATATCTAGGATTCAACAG TGAAGGTGGCCAAATGTGTGCAATTAAAGAGGTTAAGGTCATTTCTGATGATTCTAACTCAAAAGAGTGTCTCAGGCAGCTGAATCAG GAAATCGTGCTGCTGAGTCAGCTGTCACATCCAAACATTGTGCAGTACTATGGCAGTGATCTG TCTAATGAGACACTCTCAGTCTATCTCGAGTATGTTTCTGGGGGCTCTATCCATAAGTTGCTTCAAGAATACGGCCCATTTGGGGAGGCAGTTCTTCGGAATTACACAGCACAAATTCTTTCTGGCCTTGCATACTTGCATGGGCGGAATACAGTGCATAG GGATATCAAAGGGGCAAACATACTTGTCGATCCTAATGGTGATATCAAGCTTGCCGATTTTGGTATGGCCAAGCAT ATATCAGCGTACACATCTATCAAATCCTTCAAAGGGAGCCCTTACTGGATGGCACCAGAG GTTATTATGAATAGTAATGGCTACAGCCTTTCAGTAGATATTTGGAGCCTTGGCTGCACCATTCTTGAGATGGCAACAGCCAAACCTCCTTGGAGTCAGTATGAAGGG GTGGCTGCAATATTTAAAATTGGGAACAGCAAAGACATACCTGATATCCCAGATCATCTTTCTTCTGAGGCGAAAAGCTTTCTGAAACTCTGTTTGCAACGTGATCCTGCTGCCCGCCCTACAGCTGCTCAGCTGATGGATCATCCTTTTGTCAAGGACCATGCTACACCTAGGAGTTCCAGGTCTGGCATGACAAGAGATATGTTTTCTACTTCAACCGATGGAAAAAACAGCACG GTGCAAACAAGCATTGCCATGTCATCATACAGAAGCTTATCTCCTTTAAGAGACACAAGAAACCTGCCAGCACCAACATCCCCCATCCCTTCGACAGCAAATCGCAGGATTGCAGCAAT CAACCCATCCAATGTGCGGATGAACATGTCCCTGCCCGTCTCTCCTTGCTCTAGCCCGCTACGGCAGTACAGGCAGTCCAACCGAAGTTGCTTGCCATCGCCTCCTCACCCAGCCTATTCAGCTGGAGCAGCCAACTACAGTCCTATCAACAATGCGCTCTATCCAATGCGACCAAGCAGCGGTCTCACGGACCCATGGCTCGAAATCTCTCCACTGAATACACAAACTTTTGATTCTCCAAGAAGATTGTAG